Proteins co-encoded in one Neodiprion lecontei isolate iyNeoLeco1 chromosome 3, iyNeoLeco1.1, whole genome shotgun sequence genomic window:
- the LOC107224742 gene encoding uncharacterized protein LOC107224742 codes for MQCSTLALTFVFILALGACRSSPVPSQPGAPSPVSVNELITKAQTDIAKLGTDLHEVLIRPNHDAVVKALKERSSDFVTNVQSYIEQMSKDLKAKSPEIGKMWDGFKMSLTKATEDISAQIPVAKDQISKLESKFLEGMGAIVKQSELVMETVRTDAEPIKQDISNLAKKAVEITVEATKELKTQIEEKLSKHES; via the exons ATGCAGTGTTCGACTCTCGCTCTGACGTTCGTCTTCATCCTGGCTCTCGGGGCGTGCCGAAGCTCTCCGGTGCCCTCGCAACCAGGTGCTCCCAGCCCCGTATCTGTGAACGAATTGATAACCAAGGCTCAAACCGACATCGCGAAGCTTGGTACCGACCTCCACGAGGTCCTGATTCGCCCCAACCATGACGCCGTTGTCAAAGCTTTGAAGGAGCGCAGCTCGGACTTCGTCACCAACGTCCAGAGCTACATCGAACAGATGTCCAAGGAT TTGAAGGCCAAGAGTCCTGAGATTGGAAAGATGTGGGACGGCTTCAAGATGTCATTGACCAAGGCCACGGAAGACATATCAGCTCAGATTCCAGTCGCCAAGGATCAAATTTCCAAACTTGAGTCGAAATTCCTCGAAGGAATGGGCGCTATAGTGAAACAGTCGGAATTGGTTATGGAGACTGTCAGGACGGACGCCGAGCCAATCAAGCAAGATATTTCCAATCTGGCGAAGAAGGCGGTTGAGATTACGGTCGAAGCCACCAAGGAGCTCAAAACTCAGATTGAAGAGAAATTATCGAAGCATGAATCGTAG
- the LOC107224706 gene encoding serine-rich adhesin for platelets isoform X2, protein MRKIKGSTASFCVLLFTILWLDSTLAAPSYCAQWLAPYVNSNPSSLASTGSSVIEKLKLLNQAKFLLNQLSSSSPTYSYNVPSIGAASPSVDTSTNRAPDDQVAVLFQNLITQLGTINSNSVSVANHPSASLAISDVTINALTIQYNNVKGLVSSFMNRRSARVVNTALDALYKTITNIVTGQLRNAELPNLCSKAIVLNRELEATDAPSNVTDAVTDWITSLTLALTGQSQISLSAICSTLNDLETSVVTVVQNDNSEKLQYLLSNLVEAVVKAVVSGGGSGCDIIDVVRQNVAIVKQAIQEDANVRAGNIYNSIINFEEELYNVLIQTDPTAVVVSSQSLPFDTADLEILESEYLVDISQLAKSIFGDNTKLVKLAIQIFLNLAKSENSSAGDVPTSSDPSKTTLSTLQKVDDLLKSVNESSQTNPVGAVEMLIALLSNTPQDDVSIILGALDPAPSDTSNPVPLYDATVIVSNGENFIIKEQVLELKDSGGNVLKSVRSGTYKFTDPNTKISWSGSYGVQNMTVDSDDDGITVYERSGVCTTYLPQATSDLSTAPRIKRRAHYTVQETVVTGTSDDGSPTVNDIGTYTLTDPVTGAFVSGTFVVENSIFKLNADGSKEIIKSGVLAVQDSDSTSSSDVLSTLGSGDYSLISYHIFNESDYNGNLGTGVVEITDPETGKYESGTTVVQQMTSITNPDGSDDTTITAILYVDGDEDTVGENVVFKEHTTYVMNPLGQTSPVTTGKFNRTNPTTGVTISDTYVVQNIITINNLDGSTDITKFNKQSSNILATMSSGLSTITSGSSTTTNSSSTTSSGLPISTSEWSTTTSSSPTITSGSSTTTNSSATTTIDSPTTTGNSPTITSGSSTTTNSSSTTSSDPPISTSEWPTTTSTSPTITSGSSTTTNSSATTTIDSPTTTSSSPTITSGSSTTTNSSSTTSSDPPISTSEWPTTTSTSPTITSGSSTTTNSSATTTIDSPTTTSSSPTITSGSSTTTNSSSTTSSGLPISTSEWPTTTSSSPTITSGSSTTTNSSATTTIDSPTTTSSSPTITSGSSTITNSSNTTTIDSPTTTSGSPTITSEWPTTTSSSPDITSGSYNTTNSSSTTSSGSPISTSEWHTTTSGSPTITSSSSTTTYSSSIDNRIGSAADNSTTFLATLIKTINLLVNILNPENPVTQSSSTNNSGRVASGNVPASSSVPIANSLTSANDSTVHGVDPTTIIIDGAAFILDQHMVPQLDSEGNVVNVTKTGRFSFTDPVTNVFWSGNVEVNDYSATSSSPGEIAVVESGTFTVNLPNDASCLTTNISDPANFEIHDNVTVDDSGASMVTEDGTYTLTNPKTGNSVTGNFVVETSVSKYNSDGSTDTIKSGIMYVTKFCTISLVEEPSPLSNGGYFLFDDHIFATPESNGLVGTGVYNIKDPNTNEYTAGTYLIQEASNTNNSDGSLNLKTAGLIYVNSSYTSTNSISTDSTLAIINGAQFVFDDHLIRVKSYSGELNTVGTGTLTQTDSASGIVRTGTYSIQSAKFKTNSDGSQDTIKSGTFRYTNNNNTISDLSLTLASLLSQLSSGLNSNSSSVKSQELISILKTVKTELSKISTASSISQTDRVLGSTYVRLPRSNVVSALNGQNIQSGDAVAIQTNNGDALLATIQDLCSPVTFHITNLADLAEGFANAKRIWTVHEDNFSKQDRTFIDALLVLSYAL, encoded by the exons ATGAGGAAAATTAAGGGGAGCACAGCTTCTTTCTGTGTCCTGCTTTTCACAATTTTATGGCTGGACAGTACTCTTGCTGCACCATCCTACTGTGCACAATGGCTGGCACCGTACGTGAACTCAAATCCTTCGAGTTTGGCATCCACGGGTAGCTCAGTGATTGAAAAGCTAAAGTTGCTGAACCAGGCTAAGTTTCTACTCAACCAGCTGTCTTCATCCAGTCCGACTTACTCGTACAACGTTCCAAGTATCGGCGCAGCCTCACCCTCAGTCGACACTTCGACTAACAGAGCACCTGATGATCAAGTCGCTGTCCTCTTTCAAAACTTGATCACCCAACTTGGAACTATCAATTCGAACAGTGTCAGCGTAGCTAATCATCCATCGGCCTCACTAGCTATTTCTGATGTCACGATCAACGCTTTAACTATTCAGTACAATAATGTCAAGGGCCTGGTTTCTAGTTTTATGAATCGAAGAAGTGCAAGGGTTGTAAATACAGCATTGGATGCTCTCTACAAAACGATCACCAATATTGTCACTGGACAGCTCCGTAATGCTGAGCTGCCCAACCTGTGCAGCAAAGCGATTGTGTTGAATAGAGAATTGGAGGCTACTGATGCACCGAGTAATGTGACAGATGCGGTAACCGATTGGATTACATCATTGACCCTGGCGTTGACTGGGCAGAGTCAAATCTCACTTTCGGCAATTTGCAGTACCTTGAATGACCTGGAAACATCGGTTGTAACAGTGGTTCAAAACGACAACTCCGAAAAGCTGCAATACCTACTCTCGAATTTGGTGGAAGCCGTGGTGAAGGCGGTAGTATCTGGAGGAGGTTCTGGATGTGATATCATAGATGTTGTGCGGCAGAATGTTGCTATTGTAAAACAGGCTATTCAAGAGGACGCCAACGTCAGGGCTGGGAACATCTATAATtcgattataaattttgaagaagAACTATACAACGTTCTGATCCAAACGGACCCGACAGCTGTCGTGGTGAGTTCTCAGAGTCTGCCGTTCGATACAGCCGACCTCGAAATTCTGGAATCAGAGTATCTTGTCGATATTAGCCAGTTAGCGAAATCCATATTTGGTGACAATACGAAACTCGTAAAATTGgcgattcaaattttcctGAACCTTGCAAAGTCTGAAAACTCATCGGCTGGAGATGTGCCCACTTCCTCGGACCCAAGCAAAACCACTCTTTCAACTCTGCAAAAGGTTGACGATTTGCTGAAATCCGTGAATGAGTCTTCACAGACGAATCCAGTGGGTGCAGTTGAAATGCTCATCGCATTGTTGAGCAACACGCCACAAGACGATGTCTCAATTATTTTAGGCGCTTTAGATCCTGCCCCCAGTGATACAAGCAATCCAGTTCCGCTCTACGACGCAACGGTCATAGTTAGTAATGGAGAAAACTTTATCATCAAAGAGCAGGTTCTGGAACTGAAAGATTCTGGTGGAAACGTCCTCAAAAGCGTGCGCAGTGGAACGTACAAGTTCACGGACCCTAACACGAAGATCTCGTGGTCTGGGTCGTACGGCGTTCAGAATATGACAGTTGATTCTGATGACGATGGGATTACTGTTTATGAAAGATCTGGAGTGTGCACGACGTATCTACCACAGGCTACCTCCGATTTGTCTACTGCACCGCGGATCAAAAGGCGAGCACATTACACGGTACAAGAAACTGTCGTTACGGGGACCTCTGATGACGGGAGCCCGACGGTAAATGACATCGGTACATACACTTTGACGGATCCCGTTACTGGTGCTTTTGTATCTGGGACCTTTGTCGTTGAAAACAGTATATTCAAATTGAATGCTGACGGTAGTAAGGAAATAATCAAGTCAGGAGTACTGGCTGTACAGGATTCAGATTCTACATCATCGAGTGATGTACTTTCCACTCTTGGCAGCGGTGACTATTCCCTGATCAGTTATCATATCTTCAACGAATCAGATTACAATGGCAACCTTGGTACTGGGGTTGTCGAAATTACAGATCCTGAAACTGGAAAATACGAGTCAGGGACTACCGTGGTTCAGCAGATGACCAGCATAACAAATCCTGATGGATCCGACGATACGACGATAACTGCGATATTGTATGTTGATGGTGACGAGGATACAGTTGGAGAAAATGTGGTATTCAAGGAGCACACGACTTATGTTATGAACCCCCTCGGGCAAACTAGCCCAGTTACCACTGGTAAATTCAATCGAACAAATCCCACTACTGGCGTGACAATATCTGATACTTATGTGGTTCAGAATATCATAACAATCAACAATCTTGACGGGTCTACGGATATcacaaaatttaataaacagAGTAGCAACATTTTAGCTACAATGAGCAGTGGTTTATCTACTATCACCAGCGGTTCATCCACCACAACCAACAGTTCGTCTACCACATCTAGCGGTTTGCCTATTTCAACCAGCGAGTGGTCTACTACAACGAGCAGTTCACCTACTATCACCAGCGGTTCATCCACCACAACCAACAGTTCGGCTACCACAACCATCGATTCGCCTACCACAACGGGCAATTCACCTACTATCACCAGCGGTTCATCCACCACAACCAACAGTTCGTCTACCACATCCAGCGATCCGCCTATTTCAACCAGCGAGTGGCCTACTACAACGAGCACTTCACCTACTATCACCAGCGGTTCATCCACCACAACCAACAGTTCGGCTACCACAACCATCGATTCGCCTACCACAACGAGCAGTTCACCTACTATCACCAGCGGTTCATCCACCACAACCAACAGTTCGTCTACCACATCCAGCGATCCGCCTATTTCAACCAGCGAGTGGCCTACTACAACGAGCACTTCACCTACTATCACCAGCGGTTCATCCACCACAACCAACAGTTCGGCTACCACAACCATCGATTCGCCTACCACAACGAGCAGTTCACCTACTATCACCAGCGGTTCATCCACCACAACCAACAGTTCGTCTACCACATCCAGCGGTTTGCCTATTTCAACCAGCGAGTGGCCTACTACAACGAGCAGTTCACCTACTATCACCAGCGGTTCATCCACCACAACCAACAG TTCGGCTACCACAACCATCGATTCGCCTACCACAACGAGCAGTTCACCCACTATCACCAGCGGTTCATCCACCATAACCAACAGTTCGAATACCACAACCATCGATTCGCCTACCACAACGAGCGGTTCACCTACTATAACCAGCGAGTGGCCTACTACAACGAGTAGTTCACCTGATATCACTAGCGGTTCATACAACACAACCAACAGTTCATCTACCACATCCAGCGGTTCGCCCATTTCAACTAGCGAATGGCATACTACAACGAGCGGTTCGCCTACTATCACCAGCAGTTCATCCACCACAACCTACAGTTCATCTATTGACAATCGTATAGGATCCGCCGCCGATAACTCTACCACGTTTTTGGCGACATTAATCAAAACTATAAATCTCCTTGTGAACATTCTTAACCCGGAGAATCCAGTTACTCAAAGTTCTTCCACGAACAACTCAGGCCGAGTCGCTTCCGGAAATGTGCCAGCGTCTTCGTCTGTTCCGATTGCAAATTCCTTAACTTCGGCGAATGATTCTACGGTTCATGGGGTTGATCCTACAACTATAATAATCGATGGTGCGGCTTTTATATTGGACCAGCACATGGTACCACAGTTGGATTCCGAAGGAAACGTTGTGAACGTTACTAAAACTGGGAGGTTCAGTTTCACGGACCCTGTGACAAACGTTTTTTGGTCTGGAAATGTTGAAGTAAACGACTATTCGGCAACGTCGAGTTCGCCGGGCGAAATCGCCGTGGTTGAGTCGGGCACATTTACCGTTAACTTGCCCAATGATGCTTCCTGCCTGACTACGAACATCTCAGACCCAGCCAACTTTGAGATCCATGATAATGTAACCGTCGACGATAGCGGAGCTTCCATGGTGACGGAAGATGGAACGTACACTCTGACTAATCCCAAAACTGGTAACTCTGTGACTGGAAACTTCGTCGTGGAGACGAGCGTTTCTAAATACAATTCGGACGGCAGTACAGACACGATCAAATCCGGAATCATGTACGTGACCAAATTCTGTACTATATCTCTCGTCGAAGAGCCCAGCCCGTTGAGTAACGGTGGATACTTTCTATTCGACGATCATATCTTTGCAACACCCGAGAGCAACGGACTGGTTGGAACGGGAGTTTACAACATCAAGGACCCGAACACAAACGAGTATACTGCAGGAACTTACCTGATCCAGGAGGCCTCTAACACTAATAATTCTGACGGAAGTTTGAACCTGAAGACCGCTGGCCTTATTTACGTAAATTCTTCGTACACCAGTACGAATTCAATCAGCACCGATTCAACGCTTGCTATCATAAATGGGGCACAATTCGTGTTCGACGATCACTTGATTCGAGTCAAGTCCTATTCCGGGGAGTTGAACACGGTTGGGACAGGGACTCTCACACAAACAGATTCGGCGTCGGGCATCGTCAGGACTGGGACTTATTCTATTCAGTCAGCTAAGTTTAAGACAAATTCTGACGGCAGTCAAGATACGATCAAATCTGGCACGTTTAGATacacgaataataataataccataTCCGATTTATCCCTTACTCTAGCGTCATTACTCTCACAGTTAAGTTCCGGCTTAAATTCGAATTCCAGCTCAGTAAAATCGCAAGAGCTGATCAGTATTCTGAAAACAGTGAAGACAGAGTTGAGTAAAATCTCTACAGCAAGCTCGATTTCGCAAACAGATCGGGTGTTGGGATCTACTTACGTAAGGCTACCACGATCAAACGTAGTTTCAGCGCTGAATGGACAGAATATTCAGTCTGGAGATGCTGTGGCCATTCAGACTAACAACGGGGATGCTCTTCTGGCCACAATTCAGGACCTCTGCAGCCCCGTGACTTTTCATATTACAAACTTGGCTGATCTGGCAGAAGGATTTGCAAACGCGAAGAGAATTTGGACCGTGCATGAGGACAACTTTTCGAAGCAAGATCGCACCTTCATCGACGCTCTTCTAGTCTTGAGTTATGCCTTGTGA
- the LOC107224706 gene encoding flocculation protein FLO11 isoform X1, which yields MRKIKGSTASFCVLLFTILWLDSTLAAPSYCAQWLAPYVNSNPSSLASTGSSVIEKLKLLNQAKFLLNQLSSSSPTYSYNVPSIGAASPSVDTSTNRAPDDQVAVLFQNLITQLGTINSNSVSVANHPSASLAISDVTINALTIQYNNVKGLVSSFMNRRSARVVNTALDALYKTITNIVTGQLRNAELPNLCSKAIVLNRELEATDAPSNVTDAVTDWITSLTLALTGQSQISLSAICSTLNDLETSVVTVVQNDNSEKLQYLLSNLVEAVVKAVVSGGGSGCDIIDVVRQNVAIVKQAIQEDANVRAGNIYNSIINFEEELYNVLIQTDPTAVVVSSQSLPFDTADLEILESEYLVDISQLAKSIFGDNTKLVKLAIQIFLNLAKSENSSAGDVPTSSDPSKTTLSTLQKVDDLLKSVNESSQTNPVGAVEMLIALLSNTPQDDVSIILGALDPAPSDTSNPVPLYDATVIVSNGENFIIKEQVLELKDSGGNVLKSVRSGTYKFTDPNTKISWSGSYGVQNMTVDSDDDGITVYERSGVCTTYLPQATSDLSTAPRIKRRAHYTVQETVVTGTSDDGSPTVNDIGTYTLTDPVTGAFVSGTFVVENSIFKLNADGSKEIIKSGVLAVQDSDSTSSSDVLSTLGSGDYSLISYHIFNESDYNGNLGTGVVEITDPETGKYESGTTVVQQMTSITNPDGSDDTTITAILYVDGDEDTVGENVVFKEHTTYVMNPLGQTSPVTTGKFNRTNPTTGVTISDTYVVQNIITINNLDGSTDITKFNKQSSNILATMSSGLSTITSGSSTTTNSSSTTSSGLPISTSEWSTTTSSSPTITSGSSTTTNSSATTTIDSPTTTGNSPTITSGSSTTTNSSSTTSSDPPISTSEWPTTTSTSPTITSGSSTTTNSSATTTIDSPTTTSSSPTITSGSSTTTNSSSTTSSDPPISTSEWPTTTSTSPTITSGSSTTTNSSATTTIDSPTTTSSSPTITSGSSTTTNSSSTTSSGLPISTSEWPTTTSSSPTITSGSSTTTNSSATTTIDSPTTASSSPTITSGSSTTTNSSSTTSSDPSISTSEWPTTTSTSPTITSGSSTTTNSSSTTSSDPSISTSEWPTTTSTSPTITSGSSTTTNSSATTTIDSPTTTSSSPTITSGSSTITNSSNTTTIDSPTTTSGSPTITSEWPTTTSSSPDITSGSYNTTNSSSTTSSGSPISTSEWHTTTSGSPTITSSSSTTTYSSSIDNRIGSAADNSTTFLATLIKTINLLVNILNPENPVTQSSSTNNSGRVASGNVPASSSVPIANSLTSANDSTVHGVDPTTIIIDGAAFILDQHMVPQLDSEGNVVNVTKTGRFSFTDPVTNVFWSGNVEVNDYSATSSSPGEIAVVESGTFTVNLPNDASCLTTNISDPANFEIHDNVTVDDSGASMVTEDGTYTLTNPKTGNSVTGNFVVETSVSKYNSDGSTDTIKSGIMYVTKFCTISLVEEPSPLSNGGYFLFDDHIFATPESNGLVGTGVYNIKDPNTNEYTAGTYLIQEASNTNNSDGSLNLKTAGLIYVNSSYTSTNSISTDSTLAIINGAQFVFDDHLIRVKSYSGELNTVGTGTLTQTDSASGIVRTGTYSIQSAKFKTNSDGSQDTIKSGTFRYTNNNNTISDLSLTLASLLSQLSSGLNSNSSSVKSQELISILKTVKTELSKISTASSISQTDRVLGSTYVRLPRSNVVSALNGQNIQSGDAVAIQTNNGDALLATIQDLCSPVTFHITNLADLAEGFANAKRIWTVHEDNFSKQDRTFIDALLVLSYAL from the coding sequence ATGAGGAAAATTAAGGGGAGCACAGCTTCTTTCTGTGTCCTGCTTTTCACAATTTTATGGCTGGACAGTACTCTTGCTGCACCATCCTACTGTGCACAATGGCTGGCACCGTACGTGAACTCAAATCCTTCGAGTTTGGCATCCACGGGTAGCTCAGTGATTGAAAAGCTAAAGTTGCTGAACCAGGCTAAGTTTCTACTCAACCAGCTGTCTTCATCCAGTCCGACTTACTCGTACAACGTTCCAAGTATCGGCGCAGCCTCACCCTCAGTCGACACTTCGACTAACAGAGCACCTGATGATCAAGTCGCTGTCCTCTTTCAAAACTTGATCACCCAACTTGGAACTATCAATTCGAACAGTGTCAGCGTAGCTAATCATCCATCGGCCTCACTAGCTATTTCTGATGTCACGATCAACGCTTTAACTATTCAGTACAATAATGTCAAGGGCCTGGTTTCTAGTTTTATGAATCGAAGAAGTGCAAGGGTTGTAAATACAGCATTGGATGCTCTCTACAAAACGATCACCAATATTGTCACTGGACAGCTCCGTAATGCTGAGCTGCCCAACCTGTGCAGCAAAGCGATTGTGTTGAATAGAGAATTGGAGGCTACTGATGCACCGAGTAATGTGACAGATGCGGTAACCGATTGGATTACATCATTGACCCTGGCGTTGACTGGGCAGAGTCAAATCTCACTTTCGGCAATTTGCAGTACCTTGAATGACCTGGAAACATCGGTTGTAACAGTGGTTCAAAACGACAACTCCGAAAAGCTGCAATACCTACTCTCGAATTTGGTGGAAGCCGTGGTGAAGGCGGTAGTATCTGGAGGAGGTTCTGGATGTGATATCATAGATGTTGTGCGGCAGAATGTTGCTATTGTAAAACAGGCTATTCAAGAGGACGCCAACGTCAGGGCTGGGAACATCTATAATtcgattataaattttgaagaagAACTATACAACGTTCTGATCCAAACGGACCCGACAGCTGTCGTGGTGAGTTCTCAGAGTCTGCCGTTCGATACAGCCGACCTCGAAATTCTGGAATCAGAGTATCTTGTCGATATTAGCCAGTTAGCGAAATCCATATTTGGTGACAATACGAAACTCGTAAAATTGgcgattcaaattttcctGAACCTTGCAAAGTCTGAAAACTCATCGGCTGGAGATGTGCCCACTTCCTCGGACCCAAGCAAAACCACTCTTTCAACTCTGCAAAAGGTTGACGATTTGCTGAAATCCGTGAATGAGTCTTCACAGACGAATCCAGTGGGTGCAGTTGAAATGCTCATCGCATTGTTGAGCAACACGCCACAAGACGATGTCTCAATTATTTTAGGCGCTTTAGATCCTGCCCCCAGTGATACAAGCAATCCAGTTCCGCTCTACGACGCAACGGTCATAGTTAGTAATGGAGAAAACTTTATCATCAAAGAGCAGGTTCTGGAACTGAAAGATTCTGGTGGAAACGTCCTCAAAAGCGTGCGCAGTGGAACGTACAAGTTCACGGACCCTAACACGAAGATCTCGTGGTCTGGGTCGTACGGCGTTCAGAATATGACAGTTGATTCTGATGACGATGGGATTACTGTTTATGAAAGATCTGGAGTGTGCACGACGTATCTACCACAGGCTACCTCCGATTTGTCTACTGCACCGCGGATCAAAAGGCGAGCACATTACACGGTACAAGAAACTGTCGTTACGGGGACCTCTGATGACGGGAGCCCGACGGTAAATGACATCGGTACATACACTTTGACGGATCCCGTTACTGGTGCTTTTGTATCTGGGACCTTTGTCGTTGAAAACAGTATATTCAAATTGAATGCTGACGGTAGTAAGGAAATAATCAAGTCAGGAGTACTGGCTGTACAGGATTCAGATTCTACATCATCGAGTGATGTACTTTCCACTCTTGGCAGCGGTGACTATTCCCTGATCAGTTATCATATCTTCAACGAATCAGATTACAATGGCAACCTTGGTACTGGGGTTGTCGAAATTACAGATCCTGAAACTGGAAAATACGAGTCAGGGACTACCGTGGTTCAGCAGATGACCAGCATAACAAATCCTGATGGATCCGACGATACGACGATAACTGCGATATTGTATGTTGATGGTGACGAGGATACAGTTGGAGAAAATGTGGTATTCAAGGAGCACACGACTTATGTTATGAACCCCCTCGGGCAAACTAGCCCAGTTACCACTGGTAAATTCAATCGAACAAATCCCACTACTGGCGTGACAATATCTGATACTTATGTGGTTCAGAATATCATAACAATCAACAATCTTGACGGGTCTACGGATATcacaaaatttaataaacagAGTAGCAACATTTTAGCTACAATGAGCAGTGGTTTATCTACTATCACCAGCGGTTCATCCACCACAACCAACAGTTCGTCTACCACATCTAGCGGTTTGCCTATTTCAACCAGCGAGTGGTCTACTACAACGAGCAGTTCACCTACTATCACCAGCGGTTCATCCACCACAACCAACAGTTCGGCTACCACAACCATCGATTCGCCTACCACAACGGGCAATTCACCTACTATCACCAGCGGTTCATCCACCACAACCAACAGTTCGTCTACCACATCCAGCGATCCGCCTATTTCAACCAGCGAGTGGCCTACTACAACGAGCACTTCACCTACTATCACCAGCGGTTCATCCACCACAACCAACAGTTCGGCTACCACAACCATCGATTCGCCTACCACAACGAGCAGTTCACCTACTATCACCAGCGGTTCATCCACCACAACCAACAGTTCGTCTACCACATCCAGCGATCCGCCTATTTCAACCAGCGAGTGGCCTACTACAACGAGCACTTCACCTACTATCACCAGCGGTTCATCCACCACAACCAACAGTTCGGCTACCACAACCATCGATTCGCCTACCACAACGAGCAGTTCACCTACTATCACCAGCGGTTCATCCACCACAACCAACAGTTCGTCTACCACATCCAGCGGTTTGCCTATTTCAACCAGCGAGTGGCCTACTACAACGAGCAGTTCACCTACTATCACCAGCGGTTCATCCACCACAACCAACAGTTCAGCTACAACAACCATCGATTCGCCTACCACGGCAAGCAGTTCACCTACTATCACCAGCGGTTCATCCACCACAACCAACAGTTCGTCTACCACATCCAGCGATCCGTCTATTTCAACCAGCGAGTGGCCTACTACAACGAGCACTTCACCTACTATCACCAGCGGTTCATCCACCACAACCAACAGTTCGTCTACCACATCCAGCGATCCGTCTATTTCAACCAGCGAGTGGCCTACTACAACGAGCACTTCACCTACTATCACCAGCGGTTCATCCACCACAACCAACAGTTCGGCTACCACAACCATCGATTCGCCTACCACAACGAGCAGTTCACCCACTATCACCAGCGGTTCATCCACCATAACCAACAGTTCGAATACCACAACCATCGATTCGCCTACCACAACGAGCGGTTCACCTACTATAACCAGCGAGTGGCCTACTACAACGAGTAGTTCACCTGATATCACTAGCGGTTCATACAACACAACCAACAGTTCATCTACCACATCCAGCGGTTCGCCCATTTCAACTAGCGAATGGCATACTACAACGAGCGGTTCGCCTACTATCACCAGCAGTTCATCCACCACAACCTACAGTTCATCTATTGACAATCGTATAGGATCCGCCGCCGATAACTCTACCACGTTTTTGGCGACATTAATCAAAACTATAAATCTCCTTGTGAACATTCTTAACCCGGAGAATCCAGTTACTCAAAGTTCTTCCACGAACAACTCAGGCCGAGTCGCTTCCGGAAATGTGCCAGCGTCTTCGTCTGTTCCGATTGCAAATTCCTTAACTTCGGCGAATGATTCTACGGTTCATGGGGTTGATCCTACAACTATAATAATCGATGGTGCGGCTTTTATATTGGACCAGCACATGGTACCACAGTTGGATTCCGAAGGAAACGTTGTGAACGTTACTAAAACTGGGAGGTTCAGTTTCACGGACCCTGTGACAAACGTTTTTTGGTCTGGAAATGTTGAAGTAAACGACTATTCGGCAACGTCGAGTTCGCCGGGCGAAATCGCCGTGGTTGAGTCGGGCACATTTACCGTTAACTTGCCCAATGATGCTTCCTGCCTGACTACGAACATCTCAGACCCAGCCAACTTTGAGATCCATGATAATGTAACCGTCGACGATAGCGGAGCTTCCATGGTGACGGAAGATGGAACGTACACTCTGACTAATCCCAAAACTGGTAACTCTGTGACTGGAAACTTCGTCGTGGAGACGAGCGTTTCTAAATACAATTCGGACGGCAGTACAGACACGATCAAATCCGGAATCATGTACGTGACCAAATTCTGTACTATATCTCTCGTCGAAGAGCCCAGCCCGTTGAGTAACGGTGGATACTTTCTATTCGACGATCATATCTTTGCAACACCCGAGAGCAACGGACTGGTTGGAACGGGAGTTTACAACATCAAGGACCCGAACACAAACGAGTATACTGCAGGAACTTACCTGATCCAGGAGGCCTCTAACACTAATAATTCTGACGGAAGTTTGAACCTGAAGACCGCTGGCCTTATTTACGTAAATTCTTCGTACACCAGTACGAATTCAATCAGCACCGATTCAACGCTTGCTATCATAAATGGGGCACAATTCGTGTTCGACGATCACTTGATTCGAGTCAAGTCCTATTCCGGGGAGTTGAACACGGTTGGGACAGGGACTCTCACACAAACAGATTCGGCGTCGGGCATCGTCAGGACTGGGACTTATTCTATTCAGTCAGCTAAGTTTAAGACAAATTCTGACGGCAGTCAAGATACGATCAAATCTGGCACGTTTAGATacacgaataataataataccataTCCGATTTATCCCTTACTCTAGCGTCATTACTCTCACAGTTAAGTTCCGGCTTAAATTCGAATTCCAGCTCAGTAAAATCGCAAGAGCTGATCAGTATTCTGAAAACAGTGAAGACAGAGTTGAGTAAAATCTCTACAGCAAGCTCGATTTCGCAAACAGATCGGGTGTTGGGATCTACTTACGTAAGGCTACCACGATCAAACGTAGTTTCAGCGCTGAATGGACAGAATATTCAGTCTGGAGATGCTGTGGCCATTCAGACTAACAACGGGGATGCTCTTCTGGCCACAATTCAGGACCTCTGCAGCCCCGTGACTTTTCATATTACAAACTTGGCTGATCTGGCAGAAGGATTTGCAAACGCGAAGAGAATTTGGACCGTGCATGAGGACAACTTTTCGAAGCAAGATCGCACCTTCATCGACGCTCTTCTAGTCTTGAGTTATGCCTTGTGA